A genomic window from Streptomyces sp. NBC_01429 includes:
- a CDS encoding DUF3027 domain-containing protein: MSAATTRSRTPDRLCAEAVDLARSAAEEAAAPGVVGEHVSAVADGDRVVTHFFECKDMGYRGWRWAVTVARASRAKVVTLDETVLLPGPDSLLAPEWVPWSERLRPGDMGPGDLLPTEADDLRLEPGYAGGDDEDGAPADTAGATGGASAPLAYPELTEDAEPVDLTDTQTAPGTPGTPGAPEALSGPSAPTAPAVPARGTIAAVAEELGMRRARVLSRYGLHIAADRWDESFGAKTPMAQAAPAPCVSCGFLLPLAGSLRQAFGVCANEFSPADGRVVSLAYGCGGHSEAAVMPKPLRPPPPVLDSIGTDAFPLRPSPDSGSVLTAEDATSEDLGHS, translated from the coding sequence GTGAGTGCTGCGACGACGCGAAGCCGAACCCCCGACCGTCTGTGCGCCGAGGCGGTAGACCTCGCCCGGTCGGCTGCCGAAGAGGCGGCCGCGCCCGGGGTCGTCGGGGAACATGTCTCGGCGGTGGCGGACGGGGACCGGGTCGTCACCCACTTCTTCGAGTGCAAGGACATGGGCTACCGGGGCTGGCGCTGGGCGGTGACGGTCGCGCGGGCATCCCGCGCGAAGGTCGTCACCCTCGACGAGACGGTCCTGCTGCCCGGCCCCGACTCCCTGCTGGCCCCCGAATGGGTGCCGTGGAGCGAACGGCTCCGCCCCGGCGACATGGGCCCCGGCGATCTGCTGCCGACCGAGGCGGACGATCTGCGCCTGGAGCCCGGCTACGCGGGCGGTGACGACGAGGACGGCGCACCGGCGGACACGGCGGGTGCCACGGGCGGCGCCTCGGCGCCGCTGGCGTACCCCGAACTGACCGAGGACGCCGAGCCGGTCGACCTGACGGACACGCAGACGGCCCCGGGGACTCCGGGGACTCCGGGTGCTCCGGAGGCGCTCTCCGGGCCTTCGGCGCCGACCGCCCCGGCGGTCCCCGCGCGGGGCACGATCGCGGCCGTCGCCGAGGAACTCGGCATGCGCCGGGCACGCGTCCTGTCGCGCTACGGCCTGCACATCGCGGCCGACCGCTGGGACGAGTCGTTCGGCGCGAAGACCCCCATGGCCCAGGCGGCCCCCGCCCCCTGCGTCTCCTGCGGCTTCCTGCTGCCCCTGGCGGGCTCACTGCGCCAGGCGTTCGGCGTCTGCGCGAACGAGTTCTCCCCGGCCGACGGCCGCGTCGTCTCGCTCGCGTACGGCTGCGGCGGCCACTCCGAGGCCGCCGTCATGCCCAAGCCGCTGCGCCCGCCGCCCCCGGTCCTGGACTCGATCGGAACGGACGCCTTCCCCCTGCGCCCGTCCCCGGACAGCGGTTCGGTGCTGACGGCGGAGGACGCGACGTCGGAGGACCTGGGCCACTCGTAG
- a CDS encoding MFS transporter, whose translation MAAVRSSDRNAAGPLRRTGRALSRAVRLPFTAAARGIRKATNAHGAGESGLGKLIELHAVNGAGDVMITVALASTVFFSVPTDEARGRVALYLAITMAPFTLLAPVIGPLLDRLPHGRRAAMAGAMLTRAVLAVLMSTAVITGGLELYPAALGVLVASKAYGVVRSAVVPRLLPPRFSLVRANSRVTLAGLLATGIAAPIGAGLHHLGPRLPLYGACVIFLAGTFLAFTLPHKVDSAKGERRARLVPVPAAVSDRVRSRTKSRTDKERTGKDRTGKERRPTLRSVGPSVLHGLQANATHRALSGFLIFFLAFLLREHPLTGQSEAVSLGIVGVAAGAGNALGTAVGAWLKARGPEVIIATMLGIALTAAVLAALFFGGVMMAVLCAVAGFSQALSKLSLDAVIQRDVPEQVRTSAFARSETLLQMAWVVGGAIGIALPLNGVLGMSVAAGLVTLGSLAAVRGLVRAAKRPTGYPRVA comes from the coding sequence GTGGCAGCCGTGAGGTCGTCCGACCGAAACGCAGCGGGCCCGCTCCGGAGGACCGGACGGGCCCTCAGTCGTGCCGTCCGCCTGCCGTTCACCGCCGCCGCGCGGGGAATCCGGAAGGCGACCAACGCGCACGGCGCGGGCGAGTCGGGGCTCGGGAAGCTGATCGAGCTGCACGCAGTGAACGGCGCGGGCGACGTCATGATCACGGTCGCGCTGGCGTCGACCGTCTTCTTCTCCGTGCCGACGGACGAGGCGCGCGGGCGCGTCGCGCTCTATCTCGCCATCACCATGGCCCCCTTCACGCTCCTCGCGCCCGTCATCGGCCCCCTGCTCGACCGCCTCCCGCACGGCCGCCGCGCCGCGATGGCCGGGGCCATGCTGACCCGGGCGGTGCTCGCGGTCCTGATGTCCACGGCCGTCATCACGGGGGGCCTGGAGCTGTATCCGGCGGCGCTCGGCGTGCTGGTCGCGTCGAAGGCGTACGGGGTGGTCCGCAGCGCGGTCGTACCGCGCCTGCTGCCGCCGCGCTTCTCACTGGTCCGGGCGAACTCCCGGGTCACCCTCGCCGGGCTGCTGGCCACCGGCATCGCGGCCCCGATCGGCGCGGGGCTGCATCACCTCGGCCCCAGGCTGCCGCTCTACGGCGCCTGTGTGATCTTCCTCGCCGGTACGTTCCTGGCCTTCACGCTGCCGCACAAGGTGGACTCGGCGAAGGGCGAGCGCAGGGCGCGGCTGGTCCCGGTGCCGGCCGCCGTCAGCGACCGGGTGCGGAGCAGGACGAAGAGCCGGACGGACAAGGAGCGGACCGGCAAGGACCGGACCGGCAAGGAGCGGCGGCCGACGCTGCGCAGCGTCGGCCCGTCCGTCCTGCACGGCCTCCAGGCGAACGCCACCCACCGGGCCCTCTCCGGCTTCCTCATCTTCTTCCTCGCCTTCCTCCTGCGCGAGCACCCGCTCACCGGCCAGAGCGAGGCCGTCTCCCTCGGCATCGTGGGCGTGGCGGCCGGTGCGGGCAACGCGCTGGGGACGGCGGTGGGCGCCTGGCTCAAGGCGCGCGGCCCCGAGGTGATCATCGCCACGATGCTGGGGATCGCCCTGACGGCGGCGGTCCTGGCGGCGCTGTTCTTCGGCGGCGTGATGATGGCCGTGCTGTGCGCGGTCGCGGGCTTCTCCCAGGCGCTGTCGAAGCTGTCCCTGGACGCGGTGATCCAGCGCGATGTCCCGGAGCAGGTGCGGACCTCCGCCTTCGCCCGCTCCGAGACGCTGCTCCAGATGGCGTGGGTGGTCGGCGGGGCGATCGGGATCGCGCTGCCGCTCAACGGGGTGCTGGGGATGTCGGTGGCCGCCGGGCTCGTCACTCTCGGCTCCCTCGCTGCGGTACGGGGGCTGGTGCGCGCCGCCAAACGCCCCACCGGGTACCCGCGCGTGGCGTGA
- a CDS encoding DUF2771 domain-containing protein codes for MTVAFFSGRSRRAGAALGAVSAGLLVLAACDKPTPIATMTVGGDSVNTEATCYNDGKAIKEADIQPCLNKKATKTIKASMDDRLRFGVDPEIADHGWTIFVNGQQAEQEPYKKTYRSISASAFLSAGQSQTGQTEPAPDSVQISIVETTGKSLTGIWHFELKKS; via the coding sequence ATGACCGTTGCGTTCTTCTCTGGTAGGTCCCGCCGCGCCGGCGCCGCCCTCGGCGCGGTGTCCGCCGGGCTCCTCGTCCTCGCCGCCTGTGACAAGCCGACGCCGATCGCGACCATGACGGTCGGCGGCGACTCGGTCAACACGGAGGCGACCTGCTACAACGACGGCAAGGCGATCAAGGAAGCCGACATCCAGCCCTGCCTCAACAAGAAGGCCACGAAGACCATCAAGGCCTCGATGGACGACAGGCTCCGCTTCGGGGTGGACCCGGAGATCGCCGACCACGGCTGGACGATCTTCGTCAACGGCCAGCAGGCCGAGCAGGAGCCGTACAAGAAGACGTACCGGTCCATCTCGGCCAGCGCCTTCCTGTCCGCCGGCCAGAGCCAGACCGGCCAGACCGAGCCCGCCCCGGACAGCGTCCAGATCAGCATCGTCGAGACCACGGGCAAGTCCCTGACCGGGATCTGGCACTTCGAGCTCAAGAAGTCCTGA
- a CDS encoding futalosine hydrolase, translating to MRVLVVTAVAAEADSVVAGLGSYAASGVRELTGGYEISGHAQYTPRPGSVQIPVVDVLAGGVGPVAAAVATATALASSPYDPPYHLVISAGIGGGFQPHAPVGSLVVADSIVAADLGAQSPEGYVPVEELGFGRGTHQPAAGLSARLAEVLDADPRIRAVLAPVLTVSTVTGTAARTTELTTRHPRAAAEAMEGFGVAEAAAAHSVPCAEIRAVSNAVGPRDRDSWQIGRALDALRYAFTLLTPVFEEPS from the coding sequence ATGCGTGTGCTTGTGGTGACCGCCGTGGCGGCGGAGGCCGACTCCGTCGTCGCCGGGCTCGGCAGCTACGCCGCCTCCGGGGTACGGGAGCTGACGGGCGGGTACGAGATCTCGGGCCACGCCCAGTACACGCCCCGGCCCGGATCCGTGCAGATACCGGTGGTGGACGTCCTCGCCGGCGGGGTCGGCCCGGTCGCCGCGGCCGTCGCGACGGCGACGGCGCTGGCCTCCTCGCCGTACGACCCTCCGTACCACCTGGTGATCTCGGCCGGTATCGGCGGCGGCTTCCAACCCCACGCGCCCGTCGGCTCGCTCGTGGTGGCGGACTCGATCGTCGCGGCGGACCTCGGCGCGCAGAGCCCCGAGGGCTATGTCCCGGTCGAGGAGCTGGGCTTCGGGCGCGGGACACACCAGCCCGCGGCGGGGCTCTCCGCCCGGCTGGCAGAGGTCCTGGACGCGGACCCGCGGATCCGGGCGGTCCTCGCGCCCGTCCTCACCGTCTCCACCGTGACCGGCACCGCCGCCCGCACCACCGAACTGACGACCCGTCACCCCCGGGCCGCCGCCGAGGCGATGGAGGGTTTCGGCGTCGCCGAGGCCGCCGCCGCCCACTCCGTACCGTGCGCCGAGATCCGCGCCGTCTCCAACGCCGTCGGTCCGCGCGACCGCGACTCCTGGCAGATCGGCCGGGCGCTGGACGCGCTGCGGTACGCCTTCACGCTGCTCACCCCCGTATTCGAGGAGCCGTCATGA
- a CDS encoding 1,4-dihydroxy-6-naphthoate synthase: MTSPTASPSSALRIAYSPCPNDTFTFDAWAHGRVTGAPDLDVTFADIDITNGMAERGEFDVLKVSYAVLPWVLDEYTLLPCGGALGRGCGPLVLTKEPGADLTGRTVAVPSERSTAYLLFRLWAADVVPGGVGEVVVMPFHEIMPAVRDGKVDAGLVIHEARFTYRNYGLHCLADMGEHWESTTGLPIPLGAIIAKRSLGGEVLQLLAESIRRSVRMAWDDPETSRPYVLEHSQEMDPAVADQHIGLYVNEFTADLGTDGYAAVRGLLTRAAAEGLVPPLDRDALRFV, from the coding sequence ATGACCTCGCCGACCGCGTCCCCCTCCTCCGCTCTGCGGATCGCGTACTCGCCCTGCCCGAACGACACCTTCACCTTCGACGCCTGGGCCCACGGCCGGGTGACGGGCGCGCCGGATCTCGACGTCACGTTCGCGGACATCGACATCACCAACGGCATGGCGGAGCGCGGCGAGTTCGACGTGCTGAAGGTCTCGTACGCGGTGCTGCCCTGGGTGCTGGACGAGTACACCCTGCTGCCCTGCGGCGGCGCGCTGGGCCGGGGCTGCGGGCCGCTCGTCCTGACCAAGGAGCCGGGTGCGGATCTGACGGGCAGGACCGTCGCCGTACCGAGCGAGCGCTCCACGGCGTACCTGCTCTTCCGCCTCTGGGCGGCGGACGTCGTCCCCGGCGGGGTCGGCGAGGTGGTCGTGATGCCGTTCCACGAGATCATGCCCGCCGTACGGGACGGCAAGGTGGACGCGGGGCTCGTCATCCACGAGGCGCGCTTCACCTACCGGAACTACGGGCTGCACTGCCTCGCCGACATGGGCGAGCACTGGGAGTCCACCACGGGCCTGCCGATCCCGCTGGGCGCGATCATCGCGAAGCGTTCGCTGGGCGGCGAGGTGCTCCAGCTGCTGGCCGAGTCGATCCGCCGGTCGGTCCGGATGGCCTGGGACGACCCGGAGACCTCGCGTCCGTATGTCCTGGAGCACTCCCAGGAGATGGACCCGGCGGTCGCTGACCAGCACATCGGTCTGTACGTGAACGAGTTCACCGCGGACCTGGGCACCGACGGTTACGCGGCCGTGCGCGGGCTGCTCACCCGGGCGGCGGCCGAGGGACTGGTACCGCCCCTCGACCGGGACGCGCTGCGGTTCGTCTGA
- a CDS encoding zinc-dependent alcohol dehydrogenase family protein: MKAVTIRTFGGPEGLAVTDLPTPVPAEGEVLIATEAIGVGGVDAVIRSGALAAYGFEEGLVPGSEVAGVVTAVGAGVDPSWAGRSVWAFTGTGGGYVEQAVAPAEEILPLPAGLSAADAVTLGGSGVVAHFGLAHARFAPGESVLVRGAAGSIGIMTVQLAARGGAGAVAVTTSSAERGERLRELGATHVLDRSGGGGEDAPSGYDVIIDIVAGAGLPSFFDRLNPNGRMVAVGAVGGPPPADFGTKMMAAFQKSMSFATFSSATVAASARRAVRTEQFAAASRGELHTVVHEVLPLERAVLAHRKMDAGEVFGRIVLTP, from the coding sequence ATGAAGGCAGTCACGATCCGGACGTTCGGAGGCCCCGAGGGCCTGGCGGTCACCGACCTCCCCACCCCGGTGCCCGCCGAGGGAGAGGTGCTGATCGCCACCGAGGCGATCGGCGTCGGCGGCGTCGACGCCGTGATCAGGAGCGGCGCTCTCGCCGCCTACGGCTTCGAGGAGGGCCTCGTCCCCGGCAGTGAGGTGGCGGGCGTCGTGACGGCGGTCGGCGCCGGCGTCGACCCCTCATGGGCCGGCCGGTCCGTATGGGCGTTCACCGGCACGGGTGGCGGCTACGTCGAGCAGGCGGTCGCCCCGGCCGAGGAGATCCTCCCCCTCCCCGCAGGGCTGTCCGCCGCGGACGCGGTGACGCTCGGCGGCTCCGGCGTCGTGGCCCACTTCGGCCTCGCCCACGCCCGCTTCGCTCCCGGCGAGTCGGTGCTGGTGCGCGGCGCGGCCGGCAGCATCGGGATCATGACGGTCCAGCTCGCGGCGCGGGGCGGTGCCGGTGCGGTGGCGGTCACGACATCGTCGGCCGAGCGCGGCGAGCGCCTGCGCGAGCTGGGCGCGACCCATGTGCTGGACCGCTCGGGCGGGGGAGGCGAGGACGCTCCCTCGGGTTACGACGTGATCATCGACATCGTCGCCGGTGCGGGCCTGCCGTCCTTCTTCGACAGGCTCAACCCGAACGGTCGCATGGTGGCCGTCGGCGCGGTCGGAGGCCCGCCGCCGGCCGACTTCGGTACGAAGATGATGGCGGCGTTCCAGAAGTCGATGTCGTTCGCCACGTTCAGCTCCGCCACCGTGGCCGCATCCGCTCGACGCGCCGTGCGGACCGAGCAGTTCGCCGCCGCGTCCCGCGGCGAGCTGCACACGGTGGTGCATGAGGTGCTGCCGCTGGAGCGGGCCGTACTGGCGCACCGGAAGATGGACGCGGGCGAGGTGTTCGGCCGGATCGTGCTGACACCGTAG
- a CDS encoding TetR/AcrR family transcriptional regulator, producing MTDRLPHTLRSDALDNRERILDAARALFAAEGLDVPMREIARHAGVGPATLYRRFPTKQALATEAFADQLLACRSIVDEGLADPDPWRGFCLVIDRTCELHARNRGFTDAFMSAFPGAMDFAASREYTLRSVAELARRAKATGRLRPDFVLDDLILVIMANRGLHTTPTPAGVAASRRFAALAVQAFRASPEHAPLPPAARMAAAAVHKGS from the coding sequence GTGACCGACCGTTTGCCTCACACCCTGCGCTCCGACGCCCTGGACAACCGCGAGCGCATCCTCGACGCGGCCCGCGCGCTGTTCGCGGCCGAGGGCCTGGACGTACCGATGCGGGAGATCGCCCGGCACGCCGGGGTCGGCCCCGCCACCCTGTACCGGCGTTTCCCGACCAAGCAGGCGCTGGCCACCGAAGCCTTCGCGGATCAGCTGCTCGCGTGTCGCTCGATCGTCGACGAGGGGCTCGCCGATCCGGATCCGTGGCGCGGCTTCTGCCTCGTGATCGACAGGACCTGTGAGCTGCACGCCCGCAACCGGGGCTTCACCGATGCCTTCATGTCGGCCTTCCCCGGCGCGATGGACTTCGCGGCGAGCCGTGAGTACACGCTGAGGTCGGTCGCCGAGCTGGCACGCCGCGCCAAGGCCACCGGCCGTCTGCGCCCCGACTTCGTCCTGGACGACCTGATCCTCGTGATCATGGCCAACAGGGGCCTCCACACCACGCCGACGCCCGCCGGGGTCGCGGCTTCCCGGCGCTTCGCCGCGCTCGCGGTCCAGGCGTTCCGGGCTTCCCCGGAGCACGCGCCGCTGCCACCGGCGGCACGGATGGCGGCAGCGGCAGTGCACAAGGGCAGCTGA
- a CDS encoding cold-shock protein: MPTGKVKWFNSEKGFGFLSRDGGGDVFVHSSVLPTGVDALKPGQRVEFGVVAGQRGDQALSVTVLDPAPSVAAAQRRKPDELASIVQDLTTLLENITPMLERGRYPDKVHGAKIAGLLRAVADQLDV, from the coding sequence GTGCCTACCGGCAAGGTCAAATGGTTCAACAGTGAGAAGGGCTTCGGCTTTCTCTCCCGTGACGGCGGCGGCGACGTCTTCGTGCACTCGTCGGTCCTGCCCACCGGAGTCGACGCGCTCAAGCCGGGCCAGCGTGTCGAGTTCGGCGTCGTGGCGGGCCAACGCGGGGACCAGGCCCTTTCGGTGACGGTCCTCGACCCGGCGCCCTCGGTCGCCGCCGCCCAGCGCCGCAAGCCCGACGAGCTGGCCTCGATCGTCCAGGACCTGACGACGCTGCTGGAGAACATCACACCGATGCTGGAGCGCGGCCGCTACCCGGACAAGGTCCACGGCGCCAAGATCGCGGGCCTGCTGCGCGCGGTGGCCGACCAACTGGACGTCTGA
- a CDS encoding condensation domain-containing protein, which produces MLTIWRAIPRNPGSECWIPDARPASYAQEAHLVGALAGAGTGNGTDPGTDPGTDGRRDGGRRGSPSWLGTAFELPGELDEGALETALLGWIDRHEALRSRLVATADARFERVTLAPGAVAIRRGTTGEFSTGGQLARQLEELFDAETDPLDWPSCVFATVRHADSTTLHLAFDHLNVDGYSILLVAHEIRELYTAAVTGTPAGLGQVGSYLDFAGQERERTALVHSEHESVVRWRDFVTANGGALPAFPLPVGDETDAAHETGPAHRTHPHPDQLGGCVWLLDSDRARSFQTACRADGGNFLSGLLASLAVVGHESTGHEEFRALTPFHTRGQEAAWTGSLGWYVGLAPIRFAVRGTDAFAEVMRNAVAALDGAGAVAAVPFPRIAELLGTPLEPRFVVSYMDMRRTPGARRWGEWKAAALRSRRSHPDEVYLWINRSYEGVYVSYRHPNTERARLAVSRFIADTGRLMNAIAAPTPPAAPPAASAAASVEASTPTPVPVSAPAATRVKEAAAC; this is translated from the coding sequence GTGCTTACCATTTGGCGCGCAATACCCAGAAATCCGGGTTCCGAATGCTGGATACCGGACGCGCGGCCCGCTTCGTACGCGCAGGAGGCCCATCTCGTCGGCGCACTGGCCGGTGCCGGGACGGGTAACGGAACGGATCCCGGGACGGATCCCGGGACGGATGGCAGGAGAGACGGCGGACGCCGGGGCTCCCCCTCGTGGCTCGGCACCGCCTTCGAACTGCCCGGCGAGCTGGACGAGGGCGCGTTGGAGACCGCGCTGCTCGGCTGGATCGACCGGCACGAGGCGCTGCGCAGCCGGCTGGTGGCGACCGCCGACGCGCGGTTCGAGCGGGTCACCCTTGCCCCCGGGGCCGTCGCGATCCGGCGCGGCACCACGGGCGAATTCTCGACCGGCGGCCAACTCGCCCGACAACTGGAGGAGTTGTTCGACGCCGAGACCGATCCGCTCGACTGGCCGTCCTGTGTGTTCGCCACCGTCCGGCACGCCGACTCCACGACGCTCCATCTCGCCTTCGACCACCTGAACGTCGACGGGTACTCCATCCTCCTCGTCGCGCACGAGATCCGTGAGCTGTACACCGCCGCCGTCACCGGCACCCCGGCCGGGCTCGGGCAGGTCGGCAGCTATCTGGACTTCGCCGGGCAGGAGCGCGAGCGGACGGCGCTCGTGCACAGCGAGCACGAGTCCGTCGTGCGCTGGCGCGACTTCGTCACGGCGAACGGCGGCGCGCTGCCCGCCTTTCCGCTCCCCGTCGGGGACGAGACCGACGCCGCACACGAGACCGGCCCCGCACACAGGACCCACCCCCACCCCGATCAGCTCGGCGGCTGCGTCTGGCTCCTCGACTCCGACCGGGCGCGCTCCTTCCAGACCGCGTGCCGCGCCGACGGCGGGAACTTCCTCTCCGGGCTGCTCGCCTCCCTGGCCGTCGTGGGCCACGAGAGCACCGGCCACGAGGAGTTCCGCGCCCTCACCCCGTTCCACACGCGCGGCCAGGAGGCCGCGTGGACGGGCTCGCTCGGCTGGTACGTGGGGCTCGCGCCCATCCGGTTCGCGGTGCGCGGCACGGACGCCTTCGCCGAGGTCATGCGCAACGCGGTGGCCGCGCTGGACGGGGCGGGCGCCGTCGCCGCCGTACCGTTCCCCCGGATCGCCGAGCTGCTCGGGACGCCGCTGGAACCGCGGTTCGTCGTCTCGTACATGGACATGCGCAGGACCCCGGGCGCGCGGCGGTGGGGCGAGTGGAAGGCCGCCGCGCTGCGCAGCCGGCGCAGCCATCCCGACGAGGTCTATCTGTGGATCAACCGGTCCTACGAGGGTGTGTACGTGAGCTACCGTCACCCCAACACCGAGCGCGCGCGGCTCGCCGTCTCCCGTTTCATCGCGGACACCGGGCGGCTGATGAACGCGATCGCCGCGCCGACGCCCCCGGCCGCGCCCCCGGCCGCGTCCGCGGCCGCGTCGGTGGAAGCGTCCACACCCACGCCCGTACCCGTATCCGCGCCCGCAGCCACCCGTGTGAAGGAAGCCGCCGCATGTTGA
- a CDS encoding condensation domain-containing protein, with the protein MLMTPIDEYAPDGGELVRFSLTSDTPEGATHPAPPSYVQENHIRRLLTNQAAGVAQSAWVGVVFDVPGRLDTAAMAAALKVWTRRHPTLLTWFSVEEDGTNGGTEGGTEGTGNGATRIQRHALAAETVAITPESLGPHDSPAAIRARLVDLFDSGTNPLSWPPLVTGAVLREDSSTVYYAVDHCHSDGLSSLLVFSELRALYEAEVTGVAAELPETGSYVDFCALERERSAAIGADSPEVRRWLEFLAGGPATSFPLPLGTEPGRTYPKISLSMDLLDAAETDAFAKACKALGGGQSAGFLAALGVSGYELAGHASYRGLSVVHTRDERRWMRAQGWFINLVPVEFAVGEPGGEQGGEPGGEPGSAARGFGDILSAAQLAFIEAQKMSGVSPLRVMELIPGVSVQPGAGAVLPMVSFIDLRHAPGSQDWTAAKCDGLAGPGTSTDVPIWINRLWDRTYVKVTYPDTAEARRNVPLFLEHLRAVLREIARTGEYRGEYRGEHRSDRG; encoded by the coding sequence ATGTTGATGACCCCGATCGACGAGTACGCCCCGGACGGCGGCGAGCTGGTCCGGTTCAGCCTCACGAGCGACACCCCCGAGGGCGCGACGCATCCCGCGCCGCCCTCGTACGTGCAGGAGAACCACATCCGCCGGCTGCTGACCAACCAGGCGGCCGGTGTGGCGCAGTCGGCGTGGGTGGGCGTCGTGTTCGACGTGCCGGGCCGGCTGGACACCGCGGCCATGGCGGCGGCGCTGAAGGTGTGGACCAGGCGCCATCCGACCCTGCTGACCTGGTTCTCCGTCGAGGAGGACGGTACGAACGGGGGTACGGAGGGCGGTACGGAGGGCACTGGGAACGGCGCCACGCGGATCCAGCGCCACGCGCTCGCCGCCGAGACCGTTGCCATCACGCCCGAGTCGCTCGGCCCGCACGACTCCCCCGCCGCGATCCGCGCGCGGCTGGTCGATCTCTTCGACTCCGGTACGAACCCGCTGAGCTGGCCGCCCCTCGTCACGGGCGCCGTCCTGCGCGAGGACTCCTCGACCGTCTACTACGCGGTCGACCACTGCCACAGCGACGGCCTCTCGTCGCTCCTCGTCTTCAGCGAGCTGCGGGCGCTGTACGAGGCGGAGGTGACCGGGGTGGCCGCCGAGCTGCCCGAGACCGGTAGCTATGTCGACTTCTGCGCCCTGGAGCGCGAGCGGTCGGCGGCCATCGGGGCGGACTCCCCCGAGGTGCGGCGCTGGCTGGAGTTCCTCGCCGGCGGCCCGGCCACGAGCTTCCCGCTCCCGCTCGGTACGGAACCCGGCCGGACCTACCCCAAGATCTCGCTCTCCATGGACCTGCTCGACGCCGCCGAGACCGACGCCTTCGCGAAGGCGTGCAAGGCGCTGGGCGGCGGTCAGTCGGCCGGGTTCCTCGCGGCGCTCGGCGTCAGCGGGTACGAACTGGCCGGGCACGCCTCGTACCGCGGCCTGTCCGTCGTGCACACGCGGGACGAGCGGCGGTGGATGCGGGCGCAGGGCTGGTTCATCAATCTGGTGCCGGTCGAGTTCGCGGTCGGAGAGCCGGGCGGGGAACAGGGCGGGGAGCCGGGCGGGGAGCCGGGAAGCGCCGCACGGGGCTTCGGCGACATCCTCTCGGCAGCCCAACTCGCCTTCATCGAGGCGCAGAAGATGAGCGGGGTCTCGCCGCTGCGGGTCATGGAGCTGATCCCGGGCGTGTCCGTGCAGCCGGGCGCCGGGGCCGTCCTGCCGATGGTGTCGTTCATCGACCTGCGGCACGCGCCCGGCTCCCAGGACTGGACGGCGGCGAAGTGCGACGGGCTGGCCGGTCCCGGGACGAGCACGGACGTGCCGATCTGGATCAACCGCCTGTGGGACCGGACGTACGTCAAGGTCACGTACCCGGACACGGCCGAGGCGCGGCGCAACGTTCCGCTGTTCCTGGAGCATCTGCGGGCCGTGCTGCGGGAGATCGCGCGGACCGGCGAGTACCGGGGCGAGTACCGGGGCGAGCACCGAAGCGACAGGGGCTGA